The segment CCTCCCCGCCCGCCGCCCTCTTCCGCCAGAATGGCATCTTCAGGGAAGTGCTCCTGAATCCGCTGGAGAATCAGGCGTTCCGACGCGCGGTCAGCATCGGTCACGAGGTCGATCTTGCCCTTCTTCTCCACCGCAAACGGCCCCCCCACATACTGGAGGAGAAGTTCGCCTGCTTCCCGGGCGATCTCAAGCGCGACTTCCAGCAGTTCTCGACTCATGCAAAGGAAGCTAACACGGTGTGACGGCACATACGCGTCGAAAAAAAGGGCCGGCCCCCGAAGGAGCCGGCCCATGACGGTGAAACCGTCAGTCAGGTCTAGTTCAGCACCACAAGCTTCCGGGTCGCCGAGAAGTCCCCGGCCACCATCTTGTAGAAGTAGATGCCGCTGGAGACCTTCTCGTTGGAATCCGCACGCCCGTCCCAGGTCCGGGTGTAGGCATTCGGGTCCAGCGTCTCGTTGACCAGCGTACGCACCTTCTGACCGAGGATGTTGTAAACCTCGATCGTCACATGCTCCTTCGTGGGCACGCTGAACTTGATGTCCGTCGACTCGACGAACGGGTTCGGCGAGGACTGCGCAAGGTCGAACCCAAACGAGGTCACGACCGGCGCATCCGTACCACTGTTGGTACACGCCGCAGCCTCGAACACTTCCAGCCCGAAGTCGTTGACGAAGGTGTTCCGGAGGAAACAAGCCCGGTTATCCATCGTCAGGAAGGCCGAGATGTCAAAACCGCATGACACGGAGACCCCGGTCTTGCCAGGCAGAGTGTTCTTGGTGCACTTGATGACCGCCGCACGACCGTTGTCACCCGCGCCACCATCGGCGTAGGTCATGACAATCTCGTTGGTCGTTGCAGCAGGCGGGGCGGACAGGTAGATCCGGTCGAAGTTCCGAACGATGGGGCACTCCCCATACAGTCCGTACTTCATCCCTTCCTGCGAACTTCCGGCCACACCCTCAACATTCAGGATGCGCTCGTCGGTCCGGTCATCATTGGGATCTGTGAAGGACACACCCAGGTAGTCCACTGCGAACGCAGTGATCGAGTCGGCATCGCTGCCGCCGGTCCCCAGGTAGTAGAACAGGTTGTCCCCACAGATCAGGAGTTTCCCACCGTTCTCAAGGTAATTGCCCAGCTCGATGCGCGTGGTGTCAAACAGTGAGTAGGCATCAAAGCTACCCTGAAGCCAGATGAGGGCATCGTAGTAAGGATCCCCGACGGTGGTCATGTATCCGCCCGAGGTAGTATTCGGGCTGCCCACGGGCTCGTTCTGGATGTTGGAGCCTGCGCCCATGACATCGTACTTGTCATACTGCAGGCCCAGCGCATCCATTGCGAGTTCGACCATGTCCTCGGAACTGTCATACACCGGACTGTCGAAAGTTCCCTGGCCGGAACCGCCAGAGGGACTCCAGTCGGTGGAGTTCTCAAAGTCAAGGAAGCTCCGACCGAAGTCATCCACAATCAGATACTTCTGAAAGTTCTGGAGGTCATCCGTGTTGTCAAACGGAAGGACCGAGAACTCGAAGTAGCCAGGCTCAGCAGGATCGCTGGCTGCCGCGGGGAAGGTGGTGACATTGGCAAGGTCATCCGTAGCCGCCAGGTAATACTCGACCGTGGTGCCCACCACCCATTGGTTGTAGGTGAGGGGGTCTGTGTCGTTCCCCTCGATGATGGCCCGGTAAGTTCCCTCGTCAGAATAGGAGGTCGCATCCCGCTGACCGAGGTCCATCGTGATGGAAGCCCATGCGGACATGGGATCGTCTCCGCCGTTGTCATGGCGCCACCACAGGAGGACATTGCCCTCAGTA is part of the Gemmatimonadota bacterium genome and harbors:
- a CDS encoding T9SS type A sorting domain-containing protein translates to MDNVSFGSFSATSTVFEARGIDIFDDTFAFGDPAHTSFLTNSEQNMWIGGTYPGNIREFDPYDSLSVDVHDMDGITEGNVLLWWRHDNGGDDPMSAWASITMDLGQRDATSYSDEGTYRAIIEGNDTDPLTYNQWVVGTTVEYYLAATDDLANVTTFPAAASDPAEPGYFEFSVLPFDNTDDLQNFQKYLIVDDFGRSFLDFENSTDWSPSGGSGQGTFDSPVYDSSEDMVELAMDALGLQYDKYDVMGAGSNIQNEPVGSPNTTSGGYMTTVGDPYYDALIWLQGSFDAYSLFDTTRIELGNYLENGGKLLICGDNLFYYLGTGGSDADSITAFAVDYLGVSFTDPNDDRTDERILNVEGVAGSSQEGMKYGLYGECPIVRNFDRIYLSAPPAATTNEIVMTYADGGAGDNGRAAVIKCTKNTLPGKTGVSVSCGFDISAFLTMDNRACFLRNTFVNDFGLEVFEAAACTNSGTDAPVVTSFGFDLAQSSPNPFVESTDIKFSVPTKEHVTIEVYNILGQKVRTLVNETLDPNAYTRTWDGRADSNEKVSSGIYFYKMVAGDFSATRKLVVLN